A genome region from Thermoanaerobacterium xylanolyticum LX-11 includes the following:
- a CDS encoding CRISPR-associated helicase/endonuclease Cas3: protein MNTSCFSELYSHPDKYLEEHLVGCAELAEKFLGEAKVNLMDEELLSSLIKIVALCHDLGKSTSFFQEYLTSQDDNKKKDLKSKKETHHSLISAIIAYFAVKQEISGLDIDNDTKILLPFISYIAVKKHHGNLNDVVTEASLEDSDIEIMKSQLQSIDDIKFKILSDNLRKVGLNIDLNKTTVANNIEDIKNEMRSIRLYLRKIRQKEDLTYYILINYVFSLLIDADKSEVVIGKISSSYTELMDDAVDKYKSKIRYKDSKINVLRENAYREVNENEINVDERILSINLPTGLGKTLASISFALKLKKKLHDVYNKKFRIIYSLPYLSIIEQNYQEFEKILKTNNINVNTSVLLKHHHLSEVKYSDDETEFDTEKSKIMIEGWNSEIIVTTFIQLFHTFLSNRNSALRKFHRIANSIIILDEVQSIPFYYWKLVKEVLKAVAYKLNSYIIFVTATQPMIFDDNEVRQLTDKTRYFNQMNRVVIKPVFQKDMHLDELIDVFDLKDGRSYLFILNTISSARQFYQLLKEKLPDEEIIYMSTHVIPHERLERINLLKTKSIKYAVTTQLVEAGVDIDFDVVVRDLAPMDSINQSAGRCNRNWEKKGEVYVVSLIDEKNRKYALRIYNKVMLNITERILSEYEIISEKDFLDIIDRYYREISQNLSSKETIDILDAVFKLRYDSDDGMPSISKFKLIDDEYYKVDVFIEYNEEAIELWQRYIDLKKIKNLFKRRSIFDEFKADFYKYVISIPEKTENMPAEVEGFKYVNAASLKDYYDSETGFKTSDVLSIW from the coding sequence ATGAACACATCGTGTTTTTCTGAGCTTTATTCACATCCTGATAAATATTTAGAGGAGCATTTGGTAGGATGTGCAGAGCTGGCAGAAAAGTTTTTAGGTGAAGCCAAGGTTAATTTAATGGATGAGGAGTTGTTATCAAGCCTTATCAAGATTGTGGCTTTATGCCATGATCTTGGTAAGTCTACAAGCTTTTTTCAAGAATATTTAACTTCACAAGACGACAATAAGAAAAAAGATCTAAAATCAAAGAAAGAAACACATCATTCGTTGATTTCGGCGATTATAGCTTATTTTGCTGTAAAGCAGGAGATAAGCGGATTAGACATCGACAATGATACTAAAATATTGCTTCCATTTATATCTTATATAGCTGTGAAAAAGCATCATGGAAATCTAAATGATGTAGTGACAGAAGCTTCTTTAGAAGACAGCGACATAGAAATAATGAAATCTCAACTTCAAAGCATAGATGACATAAAATTTAAGATATTAAGCGATAATTTAAGGAAAGTTGGATTAAATATTGATCTTAATAAGACAACTGTAGCTAATAATATAGAGGATATAAAAAATGAGATGAGAAGCATAAGGTTATATTTAAGGAAGATAAGACAAAAAGAGGATTTGACTTATTATATTCTCATAAACTATGTATTTTCGTTGCTTATAGATGCAGATAAAAGCGAAGTCGTGATTGGAAAGATTTCGTCATCTTATACGGAATTGATGGATGATGCAGTTGATAAATACAAATCAAAGATTAGATACAAAGATAGTAAAATAAATGTATTAAGGGAAAATGCGTATAGAGAAGTAAATGAAAATGAAATAAATGTAGATGAAAGAATTTTATCCATAAACCTTCCTACAGGGCTTGGGAAAACCTTGGCATCTATATCTTTTGCGTTAAAACTGAAAAAGAAGCTTCACGATGTGTATAACAAAAAATTCAGAATTATTTACTCATTACCGTATTTAAGTATAATAGAGCAAAATTATCAGGAATTTGAAAAGATATTAAAAACAAACAACATAAATGTTAACACAAGTGTATTACTTAAGCATCATCATCTTTCAGAAGTTAAATACAGTGATGATGAAACAGAATTTGATACAGAAAAGTCAAAAATAATGATTGAAGGTTGGAATTCGGAAATCATAGTTACGACATTTATACAGCTTTTTCATACGTTTTTGTCTAACAGAAACAGTGCATTAAGAAAATTTCACAGAATAGCAAATTCCATAATAATACTTGATGAGGTTCAGTCAATACCATTTTATTACTGGAAGCTTGTGAAAGAAGTCTTAAAAGCAGTTGCATATAAATTGAATTCATACATAATATTTGTTACGGCAACACAGCCTATGATATTTGACGATAATGAAGTTAGGCAGCTTACAGACAAAACAAGGTATTTCAATCAAATGAACAGAGTAGTGATAAAGCCGGTCTTTCAAAAAGACATGCACCTTGATGAGCTAATAGACGTGTTTGACTTAAAAGATGGAAGAAGCTATCTTTTTATACTAAACACCATATCATCAGCGAGACAATTTTATCAATTATTAAAAGAAAAGTTGCCAGATGAAGAAATAATATACATGTCTACCCATGTAATACCGCATGAAAGGCTTGAAAGGATAAATCTTTTAAAGACAAAAAGCATAAAATATGCTGTTACGACGCAACTTGTGGAAGCTGGTGTAGACATAGACTTTGACGTTGTTGTAAGAGATTTGGCACCGATGGATTCTATAAATCAATCAGCAGGTAGATGCAACAGAAATTGGGAGAAAAAAGGAGAAGTATATGTAGTGTCGCTGATTGATGAAAAAAATAGAAAATACGCTTTAAGGATTTACAATAAAGTTATGCTCAATATTACTGAAAGGATATTGTCAGAGTACGAGATAATATCAGAAAAAGATTTTTTAGATATAATAGATCGTTATTATAGAGAGATATCACAAAACCTTTCATCAAAAGAAACAATTGACATTTTAGATGCTGTATTCAAATTAAGGTACGACAGTGATGATGGTATGCCAAGTATAAGCAAATTTAAACTTATTGATGATGAATATTATAAAGTAGATGTGTTTATAGAGTATAACGAAGAAGCAATAGAGTTATGGCAAAGGTATATTGACCTTAAAAAAATAAAAAATTTGTTTAAAAGGCGGAGTATATTTGACGAATTTAAAGCTGATTTTTATAAATACGTGATATCAATACCAGAGAAAACAGAAAACATGCCTGCAGAAGTAGAAGGCTTCAAATATGTCAATGCTGCTTCTTTAAAAGATTATTACGATAGTGAAACAGGGTTTAAAACGAGCGATGTATTAAGCATTTGGTGA
- the cas7b gene encoding type I-B CRISPR-associated protein Cas7/Csh2, whose product MSNIINNRSEILFLYDVSFANPNGDPVDENKPRIDEETGINIVTDVRLKRTIRDYLAEYKGMDVFILETRDESGKLRTKDDRISDFGSNDDIINKCIDVRLFGATTAVKDKTMTLTGPVQFGFGRSLHKVNMTYIKGTTVMPSQSGNSQGTFTEKYILPYSLISFYGIVNENAAKNQNIPLTDDDVDLMLEAMWNGTKNLMSNSKMGHMPRFLLQVVMKEKNYQIGELNKRIKFVHNVEDEELRDIKDGRIEIKELIESLNANKGKIEKLRYAVDERAVFAVDGVACDFGDVVKDFPVEKLGF is encoded by the coding sequence ATGAGTAACATTATAAACAACCGCTCAGAGATACTTTTTCTTTATGATGTAAGCTTTGCAAATCCAAACGGAGACCCTGTGGATGAAAATAAGCCAAGGATCGATGAAGAGACAGGTATAAATATAGTGACAGACGTAAGACTTAAAAGAACCATAAGAGATTATTTGGCAGAGTATAAAGGGATGGATGTATTTATCTTGGAGACGAGAGATGAAAGCGGAAAACTGCGGACAAAAGATGATAGAATAAGCGACTTCGGTTCGAATGATGATATCATCAATAAATGCATAGATGTGCGGCTTTTTGGAGCTACAACAGCAGTGAAGGACAAAACTATGACTTTAACAGGTCCCGTTCAGTTTGGATTTGGAAGATCACTTCACAAGGTCAACATGACTTACATAAAAGGCACAACCGTAATGCCGTCACAAAGTGGCAACAGTCAAGGAACATTTACAGAGAAGTATATACTTCCATATTCACTTATCTCATTTTATGGCATTGTAAATGAAAATGCAGCTAAAAATCAGAACATACCTCTTACAGATGACGATGTAGATTTGATGTTGGAAGCAATGTGGAATGGCACCAAAAACCTTATGTCCAATTCAAAGATGGGACACATGCCGAGATTTTTGCTTCAGGTAGTCATGAAAGAAAAAAATTATCAGATAGGTGAGTTAAATAAAAGGATAAAATTTGTCCACAATGTAGAAGACGAAGAATTGAGGGACATTAAAGACGGAAGGATCGAGATAAAAGAATTAATCGAAAGCCTTAATGCAAACAAAGGCAAAATAGAAAAGCTAAGATATGCAGTAGATGAAAGGGCAGTTTTTGCAGTAGATGGTGTCGCATGTGATTTTGGTGATGTGGTAAAGGACTTTCCTGTAGAAAAATTAGGCTTTTAA
- the cas5b gene encoding type I-B CRISPR-associated protein Cas5b, whose amino-acid sequence MKLLIFDVYGDFGHFKKYYTTSSPLTFSFPPPPTIKGLIGAIEGIGKKDYLKVLSSEKCKLAVRILNPVKKIRMGLNLINTKDNFWIPFKKKNHEARTQVKMELLKDPMYRIYFYHTDEDLFNDIIEKLKNHQNVYTVSLGLSEMIADYRFVGVKDAFEEKNSEVFVSSVLPYKYILEDKIVFEDGKKYFKEKIPADMDEERIVLDYADVVYEANGKSIRSYVSSSWVIDDEHIVFF is encoded by the coding sequence ATGAAACTATTGATATTTGACGTATACGGTGATTTTGGGCATTTTAAGAAGTACTATACCACATCATCGCCGCTTACCTTTTCATTTCCCCCGCCGCCGACTATAAAAGGATTAATAGGTGCGATAGAGGGAATAGGGAAAAAAGATTATTTAAAAGTTCTAAGCTCTGAAAAATGCAAATTGGCGGTGAGAATTCTAAATCCGGTGAAAAAAATCAGGATGGGCCTCAACTTAATAAATACAAAGGATAATTTTTGGATCCCATTTAAAAAGAAAAATCACGAAGCCCGAACGCAGGTAAAGATGGAGCTTTTAAAAGACCCTATGTACAGGATATATTTTTATCACACAGATGAAGATCTTTTTAATGACATAATTGAAAAACTAAAAAATCATCAAAATGTGTACACAGTTTCTTTAGGATTAAGTGAAATGATTGCAGATTATAGATTTGTGGGCGTAAAAGATGCTTTTGAGGAGAAAAATTCAGAGGTTTTTGTATCTTCCGTTTTACCATATAAGTATATTTTGGAAGATAAGATAGTTTTTGAAGATGGTAAAAAATACTTTAAAGAAAAGATTCCTGCCGATATGGATGAAGAAAGAATTGTATTGGATTATGCTGATGTAGTATATGAAGCGAATGGCAAAAGCATAAGATCTTATGTATCAAGTAGTTGGGTGATAGATGATGAACACATCGTGTTTTTCTGA